The DNA region TCAAGAAGGGCACCCGCTCGGTCGGGGTGAAGCGGCAGTATTCCGGCACCGCCGGACGTATCGAAAACTGCCAGATCGGCGTCTTCCTCGGCTACGCCAGCCGACGCGGCCGGGTGCTGGTCGACCGCGCTCTCTATCTGCCCGAGGACTGGGCTGGCAACGACGAACGCCGACGGATGGCCGGCGTCCCCAACGCCGTCGGCTTCGCCACCAAGCCGAAACTGGGGCGGGCGATGCTGGAGCGCGCCGTGGCAGCCGGCCTGCCCTGCCGCTGGGTGACCGCCGACTCCGTCTACGGCGGGGACTACGCGCTGCGGCTATGGCTGGAGCGCCAACCGCTGGGCTACGTGCTGGCGATCACCAGCAAACAGCGCGCGCCCATGGGCTTCGATACGGTCAAGGAGCGGACGACCGGCTTCACCGCCACCGACTGGCAGCGGTTGAGTGCTGGCGACGGAGCCAAGGGGCCACGCCTCTACGACTGGGCGCACAAAACCTACGCTTCCCTGCGCGAGGGCTGGTGCCGCGGTCTGCTGGTGCGCCGCTCCATCGCCGAGCCGGACAAACTCACCTACTATCTGACCTTCGCCCCGGAAGGCACGCCGGTCGCCACATTGGTCCGGGTCGCCGGGTCGCGCTGGACCATCGAGTCCTGCTTCGAGGCGGCGAAGGGCGAGGTCGGGCTCGACCAGTACGAGGTGCGCTCGTGGACCGGCTGGCACCGCCACGTCACCTTGGCCATGCTGGCCCTGGCCTTTCTCACCGTCGTGCGCACGGCGGCCATCGGGGGGAGAGGATCAACTCGACCTGTCCGCCGATCTTCTGCCCTTGACCGTGCCCGAGATCCGCGCCCTCCTGGTCGCCTTGATCGGCCGGCCCCCCGCGC from Azospirillum sp. B510 includes:
- a CDS encoding IS701-like element ISAzs6 family transposase, whose amino-acid sequence is MTEMTEAAEWSDALEGLVGGLRSFYSAAGRQRALRYVRGLLAPLDRKNGWQLAEAAGDCSPAAMQDFLARTRWDADAVRDDLQAYVIERLSDDEAVLVLDETGFVKKGTRSVGVKRQYSGTAGRIENCQIGVFLGYASRRGRVLVDRALYLPEDWAGNDERRRMAGVPNAVGFATKPKLGRAMLERAVAAGLPCRWVTADSVYGGDYALRLWLERQPLGYVLAITSKQRAPMGFDTVKERTTGFTATDWQRLSAGDGAKGPRLYDWAHKTYASLREGWCRGLLVRRSIAEPDKLTYYLTFAPEGTPVATLVRVAGSRWTIESCFEAAKGEVGLDQYEVRSWTGWHRHVTLAMLALAFLTVVRTAAIGGRGSTRPVRRSSALDRARDPRPPGRLDRPAPRATHRHYRLVHLAKTPPTASTALPLETTHPNR